The genomic region CAGTGTTTGAACCAACCATAAGCAAATCGGTTGAtgtaagatttgtttttaagttgAAACAATCGAGATCATAATGGTCATTAATTATAGACATAGTTTTCATCGtccttttttacaaaaacatttatcttaggcgttattattgtttaaactgtCCAATAACGAAAAAGAGTCCTAGTAgataaaggttatattttttcCTGCACATTGGACAGGCATTTTCGGGGAAAATGaacgtgctggaaaactccgtCTGGTATCCAAAATTCGAGGGTTGagagcgaaaaggttctatctgcttctttatttcatgtcactAAGAACCTtgtcgcattcacccctcgattaATCCAAattgccagatgagtcacgcacAGCAATTCGCCGCTTCTTGACAGCCTTTCCAAATAAATAAGGTTTTATCTTTAATGGAGATTTCCACGtcaatttcatacaaatgaaaaaataaagaaataatcaCCCAATCCCGTAAATATCGTATGTAAATATCGAAGGACGTGTTTCCGGTCGGATTATTTACTCATgatatatagtacatgtaaacatgggctcaagaccacagttatctgccccccgttgaccgtgttaaagtatcaatattttattaaagttgaatgaaagagaagaaacaggtggcctttttgcatagagcttaacataatttgacactgtattgcaaaaattgatagttttcagtgtagaaattggaaaaatcattgcctgtggaactatgtaaattggttgtttgtagccttattccgtcttgacctcagggtcgtgtattactactcaattttgtgagacaaCGCATTGGTCAActctatgttttcttgtgattaaattttgtgtcttggattgttctacagcagccagttccttgtttttcaattgggactgttttaaagtgaaaagccaggttagtgtctatatgaaacatatagtaaaaataactgtggtctcacgccatgTGACTTACTCTGACAcactttaactttttttcttattggAAACAGATTCTAATATTTTTCAGGCGCTTCAATATGTGAGTTTAACGAAATGGTGACAACGTGCCCCACCCGTTCAAACGCGGAGGCCTCACGGTTTAACTTCACGTCAACCGACAATGCCGTAATGGTGAAGTTGTCCTCAGACGTTTCTGTTGAAGGGCACGGATTTGTTATCAAATACTATGAATACATCGGTGTGACAACCACAACGACAGGCATtccaacaacaacgacaacaacaacacccaCCACTACAACTCCTACAACAACTCctacaacaacaacgacaacaacgaCGACCACGGCGGCCACAACTACTCTCGGTACAACAGAAGCATGCTGCGCCTGCACACCATCTACCACTACGTCTACAACGACTGCACCaccgacgacgacgacgacgacaacaacacAGGCAGCTCCTACAACCACAGTGACAGAAGCAGCTTCAACCACAACGCCCGATAATACCTCGATCTCCTGTCCTACGAACAGCAACACAACGGCTGACAAAAACAGTGACGAAggtaaactttttttatattcaatgtaggcataagatttattttcaattgcaaAACGGCAAAGGAGATTCCGGAATAGTATCTAGCTTCGTTTTTAGTAGTTCAATATGTAATGctgttacaaaaaacaacaatattattaaaaaagattatttaaaaacaaacaaaaaaatcttctGATTACGAATCCACATGACAGTGGAACTTCAACCAGCTTAAATAAGAATTTAACATCTTACTTGCAAAATGTCTTTTATTGATAGGACTGAATATCCCTGTGCTTGCTGGAAGTGCTGCTGCTGGGGCAGCCTTAGGCGCGAGCGTCGTTGGAGCAATTTGGCTAATACAGCATCTGAGGGTTCGTAACGCTCTCCCTAGCAGTGTGACAAAAGTAGAGCCCGCCTCCAACCCTGTCgctgaccaatcagcgtccagaAGCAGAGTCACGGACCAAACAGGAAATCTCCGATCACAGTCCGGTCTGAAAACAGGAGCACGTACTATTTTACCCAAATAAAGAGTGTGTGATGTAACAGTTATAATTCTACTTGAAGGTTACAAACGTTTTAATAGTGTTTAGTCGTTCTGTGTCCACTTCTTTTCATAACaatgtatatgcatttttatgGTGATCTTATATGATATCTTTTATTGGCGCTTCAAATGGAACAAGTTCATATATCTAACATTCTGTATAATAACAAACAGGTAAAAGTGTTATGATGTGCATTTGTATTCACCTATACATTAAAATTAACTTCCATAACAAATAGGCGGAACTTATCCGTTTAATTACAAACTCGCGGATAAATGATCAAGTAATGACTCATACGCGTGCAAGTCATTGACGACAAGTTGAAAAAAGACAGTCACCACACCCATAAGCCATGTGATTAAAAACATACAACTCGCGCTTCCCGCTCGTGCATAATTTCAATAACGTGGGTTGCAGTGACTATCAATTGTAGCTCAGGGCATAACCATACTTAAATTGATTAATGCATATTTACGTACACTAacgtataaaatattaatgttattatttaaacatatattcgTTTTTATAGTTTGTGTCTATAGCACTTCTACTgacagtttttaaacaaaaacgaaaCAATATCGACACATTTCATCTTTTTTTGGTATTTGATCATGATAGAGAGGTTACGAAgatcatttatattaaaataagacTGCAAAGAAATAGGTTGTCGCGTTGTCGTTACGCTTCATTTAATGTTTACTGAAACTAACAATTATTGTATAgaatcatatttcttttatatactGCTTGCTATGAAACTAACACTTGCTACACTCCTTccataaataaaacttatagaATCTAGCCAGTTTGTCGTCGTTAACTTCCGAACACTTCCGCATCGGTCAGTTCAACGCctagtctggttccctgcttactgatatttcaccgataacgatagtgttaggggaaggaactccagactatTCAACGCCTAGTAAGCACAGTAAGTTACAGGTACGTACCGTGATTTAAACATTCGCATTATATgcttatttaaaacataaactgttAGATACGCATGCATAGTGGGTGTACGATTAAAATGTAATCATACCTTCAGTTTAAATCATTATCTGGCCATCGAAACcgaatttatgttttttgttgttgttttttaaatctaaaatcaaagcactgttGATGTTAAGAGACTGAGGCTATAGTCCGTATACTTTCTTTAAAACGTCACGTTACTCGTATTAGTTTGACTTACACCACAAACGTCTATATATATGACCTAAATGTGGATGCGATAGCAGTATCCCTTCCATACTATATATAGTTTCTTGAGATAAAAGATTGAATTCATTCTACGTAAATGATACTCCTgcgttttatttatatttattcaaggGGGAAGGGATGCCTCTACATGCATCTTCAATTCaaaaaatttcaattatttatttactttgtcCCACATGTGataatgcattttgatatttgcatattttatggAGATTTTGTTCTATATTATGCTCAACTTTGTTACTATAAGCAGGACTAAACATCTAGATCATGTAAAAATACATAGAACAGTGTCAGCCCTGCCTCTGCTCTTCAACATCTTGTCAACAGTCATGCAGCTAATTCTATATAACTTtgataaaaggttttatttggCCAGTATACATGAagatttacataattttattggtAAATTTTAATTACTACATATTTGATAACTATTTACCAATCAATATACAATTTGGCTCACTTGAACGAAACCAAAGTAATTAGTTCCAAGTTTTAAACATCGGCTGCAGGTCTATAATCATTGTCGAAACAGTTGTTACAAGCACGATTATTCGATACTTAAGTTATATCGTTTAATATCGATGCACCGctgaattgtttttaatttcacgtttgaagttgaaatatttaacaagtaGGAAATAGCTGAGAATTGAAAGAATAATTGTTGTATGAATAAACAGTGTTTGCATGGTAACACTTTTTCAGGAAAAGAGAAATGAGTGACCTTCCAATGCACATCCCGGTGATAGACTTTTCCCAATGCGGTCTCCAAGAGCCAGAGGAGGGTCTTCAAACTGAGAGTTTGATAAAAGTTGGACAACAGATCAAAGATGCATTCAGCACTGTCGGATTTTGCTATCTGAAAAACCATGGTATTGACCAACAATTGGTGGACAAATACATGGCAGTTTCAAGAAAATTCTTTGAACTGTCGGTTGAAGAGAAGATGAAACATGTTCGTGGGGTTGAGCGAAATTATGGATGGGTTGCTGTTGAGAGAGAGAAGTTAAACCCAGAACGACCCGGTGATTTAAAGGAGGCGTTCAACTTTCATCCCGGTGATGACCCAGACGATTGGCCGGATGTGGAGTTTCAGCAGGCGAGTAAGGACATGTACCAGCGATGCACCGAGCTATCATATCGTGTATGCGATGCTTTGTCTGTCGGTTTAGGTCTTGGAAAAAGTTTTATTCGTGATGCTCACTCGTTGGTTGGTAAAAAGGAATGTCAGACGACACTTCGAAGCTTGTACTACCCACCGATTCCCGACCAATCACCGTTAAAGCCCGGCCAAATTCGTGCTGGTGAGCACTCGGACTATGGTTCTTTAACTCTCCTTTTCCAAGACGATATAGGGGGACTGGAAGTAAACATTCCAGGAACCGGATACGTACCTGCCACCCCAATTCCCGGAACTGTTGTAGTCAATATCGGCGATTTAATGCAGAGATGGACGTCGGATAAACTGTTGGCTACGAAACATAGGGTTGTAATACCGGAAACGGAAATGGGAAAACAGAAGTGCCGTCAGTCTGTGGCTTTCTTTGTTCATCCCGACGATGAGTACATGATCAAATGTTTGGATGGCTCAGATAAATACGAACCTATTTCAAGCTTGGATTATCTTAAGTATCGTTTCAGTGTAACATACTAATGTACTTTGCATTATCATTATCGCAAATATTCGGATCGCAAGGATTCAAGATAGTATCATGATTGCTTATGTGGATGAATATGTATAGAGAAAGTAATAGTTATATAGAATGATTTGTTACATAAACATGTTGACCATGCGATAACTTCGGGGAggaaatgtaaaattaattatcTCTATTGATATCTATCACTTAACTATACATTCAATTGCAAAAACCCAGCTAATTTTAGCCGATGTGGCTGTTTCGAAAGACGGTGGCCTTTTTGTATAAACCGTCGGCACTTCGGAAtcaacaatatttcattaactgattTTCTCACGGTTGCCACAACATCTTGGATGCAAAACTCAAGAAAAATACTTCAGGGTTATGTTACGGTAATTCGAACCTCGGTCGATgtaaaaatcacaaacatcCACGATACTCATGTTGTTTAAGAAACCAATTATTTAAAGGGGCACATTATATGTTAATGCTTAaaagtgtgtatgtgttttaagttaatcaattattttgtttaactcatttaactgtatgatcaaaatgaaaaggatatgatttgtgtacagatgaAAAATATTGGCGACATGTTTGGgctttttaaactgtttaaatattCTAATGGAATTTTGAattagtttgtaaataaataaagatgcactcttacttccaaataagatttaatacaattaatacaaatgttttattaaaccaaAAAGGATCAGTAAATatcgaaagcaatggttcttgCGAAGGATACCgaattgaatttgaaagaaaggtgcagaaaacagtatgtctaccttatgacacgaatgtagatcacagtaaatcttttagcactcaccaatcatttaatatttttgcgttttcagctatttaattcacggttacaatctcgttatcagtaattactaatttccataaatgcattattgagtaagtagttaaacgcctagtttaatccttctataagtgtatgccccccccccccccaaccgtgtattgtacacaacctcaTTGATCTTAAATCTTATTGCCTGATTGTCTTATCTGATCTCTGATCTGAATGTCcagctgtgcagttttggagattttatttttaaaaatggatgCTAAATGGCtttgagccaataaacaaataaataggaAATttgcccctactgtgacatcagtgcatttagcaggagatgcacagcaggggattgtcatgccaaacattccttaaactaggcctttaaaggtCGATCGCTCAAATactatatttgttatacatgtgtatgcattgattttgaataaatgagtgtcactttaagcattGTCATGATAATTAATACACCGACAATACAACTGAGTTAGTAACGCTTCCAGTTCACTATCCGGGGATCAGTGGCTCAAGATAATAGATTTGAGCTTATTAAGCTCTGTAAATACGTTAAGGAATCACTATGTATCCGTAACTGTAttctaaacaatgatacataATTCTGTTCATCCTCTTTTATAGCCTGTTTATGAAGCTGTTACACTACTGCGTACGTTAgtataagtcttaataaaatgtctgttcGATTCTGTTCTGCTCAAGCCTTACAGTCGGCACATATGTATTGCATATCTAAAATGCAATTCTATAAAACTAACTTGTATTTTACGCGCTCTTACAAATTTGTCCAACACAGAAACACTGGGGTCAGAGTTTTACTGTTTTTTGTTAagaacatatacatttttttcgtgtttttaaagcataaaaaacTTAACATGAGTAAACTCATTTGGTAATCATGAATTTGGATGTTTTACAtgttaaagttattttcgccaaaagtGATGATGATTGAAGTTTTTTCCCTGTTTTGGTCTTTACACGCTAGGTCCTTGGTGTTTGTCGTCCACGAAAATAACCTATCAGTTATTTTGATACTTTCCCAAAATCTCATCTCAAGCCAAATCAAgtaaaatttattaataaagtcGGGTTTACAACATATAGAACACAAGCTCTGAAGAGCTTATAAAGCCGACTTGtacatatattacattataaCAGACATAgcacatatttaatatatatatatataatattatgtaacaCATAAAATACGTaatacatcaaataaaattgaaaggCAGATATTTACCTTATAAAAAGCATCACATGAGCAAATGAGGGACTGAAGATTACAATAATATATACTAACAGAGGTAAATATCTGcctttcaattttatttgatgtattACGTATTTGAAAGAACTCCGGCAGTAAGTACTAATATATGCTAAGAtgaatagaaaatataaaacattaaaatttgtgtGGAAGCTGCTGATCTTGGCCTTGGCCTAAAAACTGctctaaaagaaaaaaagaaactagAACACTGAAGAAGAATAGAAACACAAAAATGTGACCGATAAGAGGTTGCAAAAAATGATTATCCCCCAAAATCAGATTTGAAAGAACTGATCAGCAACTACCTCAaggtcattcggaactcctcggccattttttcaaaaacaacctcggatgtatgccggtacatctgttgaagtagtccgtattttttttaataaaagcattaattaaatgtagtgtttaagagttgtatttattgctctcagtttaaattgattgccagtgaagtgtattattgcaaacataattacgattcccaagagttaagtcataaattttaactactaaataagattactacgcgatctatttgcagcggacttaaacgtaccactgtttaagtatgtaaaccgtccatatacatccgaggttgtttttgaaaaaaatggccgaggagctccgaatgcctCAAGGTTTGAatttagactggtacccttTTTCTCTTTTCTACAAAAAGAGACCGGTATCAGCTAAACCAGGTGCCCGTCGTGCAATCGAAAAGTATTAGGAATACGGGAACCAAATCAAAATGGCGGTATAAGTAGTAAACAATCAGGAGAGCCGAtgtaaaaaacgtttttgttttcctttgtataaaatgttgGTATATTGGTGTTATTCACTCCATTTCAGACGAATATACATAATCGAaatcttatttctttatttaccaaaatgacAAACTTAGTTGAATAATTATACTTCAGAAGTCGGTACCGTCTTTTTTGGGACAAAATTTGCATGTCACCTTGATACgttttttggataaaatgtgttatttttaactattcatTGCATGGCACATAgcattttttagatttattatacttttttctttgattatATATGACTATTCTTGAcatttttaatagttttgacATATGTGCCCTCACTTTTTTCGAATAGTTTGAGGTTTCAGAAATATGATACATAACATATGTAACTGCATAAAAATTATGTGCAAATTGTTATGGAtacttgtttgatgtttttgcacattttctaGGATTTTCTAATTTTATCTGtagttatttgtattattattaaaaacttataatCAAATTCCATGTACAGGACATTTTAAAACTAGAAAAGGTTCAGCGTCAGGCAGCCCGTTTTATAACTGGGAACTACAAGTCCAGAGAAGAAGGATGTGTATCAAACATGCTTGAATCTTTGAAACTTCTCTACAAGATCGACGAACAGGTAGCAGGCTGATCTTCTTCTATAAGGTGGCCGAGGGTTTGGTGCCAGCACTACCACCTACAGAGTTCCTACAGCCAGCTAGGCAAAAGAGGCAAACTAAAGCAACTAAATTTCAAGACTGTATTACAACAAACATTATTGACAAACAAGTGATCAATCATGATCGAGGATTCTTAATTCAACAGTGCAAAACTGAGCAGTTAAAACTTTCATTCTTTGTCAAAACGTGTCAGGATTGGAACCATCTGGATAATAGTATAGTCCACGCACAGACAGTGGAGAGCTTTAGGGCTGCTCTCCATTTTGATTAAACGCCTCCCCCCCGGTGCGCTACGCCGTAACAGGCCCTGCACCGTACCTAAGCAGAAGCAGAAACATAGCATGTGATAACTGGTGATATTGGTAATAATGtggattttttaatgttaaatcaCAGGgagcagaaacaaattatttgtatatattctaGCCTAAAGgaatatagatatatacatatttgacagaataaaaataatttgtttctgccccCTGTGTGTTGGACaaaatttgtttgaagaaaagtaACAACTTACATGTATCAGTGTGGACTTTGCAGTCTATGCTCATTTTTACAAGTATCTTGAAATTCTcctattttattgaatattcaccattattttatgaataatgatttcagtattgatatttgtaaaatcttaaattaattttgctCTTTTTATCAATAAGGGGATTTTTTTTGATTGAATCCTATTCTTATTGATGGGTTTTTAATCCCCCGCCATAGAGTGGGGAGGGgttataggaatgcacttcgttcgtctgtcagtctgtccatctgtctgtctgtctgtaacattttgtgttcacactataacttacttatgcattgatggattaccatattactttgtacaaatgttttcctcattgagacgatgtgcagtgaccttgacccggttccatacctcaaaggtcaaggtcacacaagagTTCACATGCTCGTGTCTGCACCATAACTTACTTAtacattgatggattaccatatatccttttttttagccaaaataaacttgacattgaaattACCTACAAAGTTGGTTAATAAAATGACTGTATGCCCTCGTTACTGTActattattaatgatttttgtacTTATTCTGgtaagaaattatatatttacgaCATAATGCTCCATGCTGCTCTTTACTCAGCCACTGtagttttaagaaaaacacttcTTACCATGTAGAAAGAGTTCTGGGTTCAAATCCCAGCGGTGGCCAACTAGAAAAGCATTCAGGGGCTTTTAAattcttgtcatttttttacaaaccagAAAAGTATCAAACCTTTCTTTGCGAAAATTGGAACATTCTTGTCAATATTATACAGCCCATTGTAAttctatttttacaataaatatattttttcgaCTGACTGGTCTTGAGTTTGAATTACATGCGaatcaatattatattgatatactggtaatttattttatcttttgaaatttcataaacacattatctattataatattgatcatatatatttatatattagtgatgttccgatgatcgattataatcgaaaatcgattggttgggcctgaaatcggcgacaatcgattgtttttggttataatcgatcatcgaacaaaaaattgaaaaaaaatattaataagtgttcagatgttatctttaacaaaattgatgatgaaagc from Mya arenaria isolate MELC-2E11 chromosome 3, ASM2691426v1 harbors:
- the LOC128226924 gene encoding uncharacterized protein LOC128226924 codes for the protein MSDLPMHIPVIDFSQCGLQEPEEGLQTESLIKVGQQIKDAFSTVGFCYLKNHGIDQQLVDKYMAVSRKFFELSVEEKMKHVRGVERNYGWVAVEREKLNPERPGDLKEAFNFHPGDDPDDWPDVEFQQASKDMYQRCTELSYRVCDALSVGLGLGKSFIRDAHSLVGKKECQTTLRSLYYPPIPDQSPLKPGQIRAGEHSDYGSLTLLFQDDIGGLEVNIPGTGYVPATPIPGTVVVNIGDLMQRWTSDKLLATKHRVVIPETEMGKQKCRQSVAFFVHPDDEYMIKCLDGSDKYEPISSLDYLKYRFSVTY